A single region of the Paludibacter jiangxiensis genome encodes:
- the hisIE gene encoding bifunctional phosphoribosyl-AMP cyclohydrolase/phosphoribosyl-ATP diphosphatase HisIE: MKLDFAKGNGLIPAIIQDAVTNKVLMLGYMNEEAYEKTVTTKQVTFFSRTKNRLWTKGEESGNFLNVVSMAPDCDNDTLLIKVHPVGPVCHTGDDTCWGETNSNDIQFLAYLQDFIDKRKKEMPEGSYTTSLFNKGINRMAQKVGEEAVETVIEATNGTDDRMIYEASDLIYHLIVLLTSKGYRIEDLANELKKRHKE; the protein is encoded by the coding sequence ATGAAATTAGATTTCGCAAAAGGCAACGGCCTGATTCCTGCCATCATTCAGGATGCCGTCACCAATAAAGTACTCATGTTGGGTTACATGAACGAAGAGGCTTACGAAAAAACAGTGACCACCAAACAGGTAACATTTTTCAGCCGTACCAAAAACCGTCTGTGGACAAAAGGAGAAGAGAGCGGCAATTTTCTGAATGTCGTTTCTATGGCTCCCGATTGCGATAACGATACATTGCTCATCAAAGTGCATCCGGTAGGCCCGGTTTGCCACACCGGCGACGATACCTGCTGGGGAGAAACCAATAGCAACGATATCCAGTTCCTCGCTTATTTGCAGGACTTTATCGACAAGCGCAAAAAAGAGATGCCCGAAGGGTCTTACACTACTTCGCTGTTCAACAAAGGCATCAACCGCATGGCTCAAAAGGTGGGCGAAGAAGCCGTGGAAACAGTTATCGAAGCCACCAACGGCACCGACGATCGCATGATTTATGAGGCTTCCGACCTGATTTATCACCTCATCGTTTTGCTAACATCGAAAGGATATCGCATCGAAGATTTAGCAAACGAATTGAAAAAGAGACACAAAGAGTAA
- a CDS encoding regulatory protein RecX, producing MEIPYDLLLKKGAAYSSKQEVCSADIEAKLQLWGADADQTEKIVSYLVEQKYIDNERFCSAFVNDKLRFNKWGKLKITQALRMKKIPDSLLERVFSEMDVSLYEQTLSELLRKKVREIKAASDYERRGKLLNFALQRGFEYEVADRLIKEMN from the coding sequence ATGGAAATCCCGTATGATTTATTATTGAAAAAGGGCGCTGCTTACAGCTCAAAACAAGAGGTTTGTAGTGCCGACATAGAAGCGAAACTTCAGCTGTGGGGTGCCGATGCCGATCAGACGGAGAAAATTGTTTCATATCTTGTTGAACAAAAATATATTGATAATGAGCGTTTTTGTAGTGCATTTGTGAATGACAAACTGCGATTCAACAAGTGGGGAAAGCTGAAAATAACTCAGGCTCTGCGGATGAAGAAGATCCCCGACAGTTTGTTGGAAAGGGTTTTCTCTGAAATGGATGTATCTTTGTACGAACAAACGCTTAGCGAACTGCTGCGGAAAAAAGTCCGGGAAATCAAGGCGGCAAGTGACTACGAAAGAAGAGGTAAATTGCTGAATTTCGCCTTACAACGGGGTTTTGAGTATGAAGTAGCTGATCGTTTAATAAAAGAGATGAACTAA
- a CDS encoding MBL fold metallo-hydrolase: MDKLRFISFASGSSGNCFFVGNATQGILIDAGIGIRTMKKRLKEIGLEFSDILGVFITHDHFDHIKSVKPLVDKLLIPIYGTKETLSSIAQLQQLGSQFIAGQKIISKEEPVSIGDWKITAFEVSHDGTDNVGYSVEYKGHTFTLATDLGYVCENSARYISDADYLVLEANYDEEMLANGPYPYMLQERIRSNTGHLSNSDAGRFLADNYSDKLKYIYLCHLSHSNNLPELAYCTVSELLADKGIIAGKDVELVTLERTSPSKLYVFE; encoded by the coding sequence ATGGACAAATTACGGTTTATCAGTTTTGCAAGCGGAAGTAGCGGGAATTGCTTTTTTGTAGGCAATGCAACTCAGGGCATACTGATAGACGCGGGAATCGGTATCCGTACCATGAAAAAACGCCTGAAAGAGATTGGTCTCGAATTCTCGGACATTCTCGGCGTTTTTATCACTCATGACCATTTCGACCACATTAAATCGGTAAAACCGCTTGTTGACAAGCTGCTAATTCCTATCTACGGAACAAAGGAAACGCTTTCATCCATCGCTCAACTTCAACAACTTGGAAGTCAGTTTATTGCCGGACAAAAAATTATCTCCAAAGAAGAACCTGTCTCGATTGGAGACTGGAAAATTACCGCTTTCGAAGTTTCGCACGATGGCACCGACAATGTTGGGTACAGCGTTGAATATAAAGGACATACTTTCACACTGGCAACCGACCTTGGCTATGTTTGCGAAAATTCTGCCCGCTATATCTCCGATGCCGATTATCTGGTGCTCGAAGCCAACTACGATGAAGAGATGCTGGCAAACGGGCCGTACCCCTACATGTTACAGGAACGTATCCGCAGTAACACCGGTCACCTGAGCAACAGCGATGCCGGCCGCTTTCTGGCCGACAACTATTCGGATAAACTGAAATATATTTATCTCTGCCACCTGAGCCATTCCAACAACCTTCCTGAACTGGCCTACTGCACTGTAAGCGAATTACTCGCCGACAAAGGAATCATAGCCGGCAAGGATGTGGAACTTGTCACGCTCGAGCGGACGTCTCCTTCCAAACTTTACGTTTTCGAATAA
- a CDS encoding BamA/TamA family outer membrane protein, giving the protein MRKRYILTIIASVLSLYSACGINIDSLMNKISRLNFYFIPTLSYQKETGNLFGINGGYYFHFIDSTRISSLSFNEVFTQKHQYSLSFSPRLYLGGGGKWTLFGNISAQKFPASFIGIGNDHHKFLKDPIAYTSRNYSFNFQFQRFLSKHLSLGLLFSLQSEKPVLEDSLKFKAMGVHVTGWKPYSLLGVGGVITYDSRDNLFYPTKGILGSASLVHFDPFWGSSYNIVQVGIDFRQYIALYKQHVFAWQFVTDWRLGNAIPFQMLTTIGSNQLLRGIPGGLFRDNVMAAIQGEYRFPLYKNIRGAVFGSSGDVFNSCDLSIDRLKTSYGAGIRFRLTRGKINISGRWDITHTNYEKGIQLYFTALEAF; this is encoded by the coding sequence ATGAGAAAGCGATACATATTGACTATTATAGCATCAGTTCTATCGCTTTATTCTGCCTGTGGAATCAATATTGATTCGCTAATGAATAAAATAAGTCGGCTGAATTTTTATTTTATTCCCACATTATCCTACCAGAAAGAAACCGGCAACCTTTTTGGAATCAACGGAGGTTATTATTTCCACTTTATCGATTCCACAAGAATCAGCAGCCTTTCTTTCAACGAGGTATTCACTCAAAAACATCAATATTCGCTTAGTTTCTCTCCCCGCCTCTACCTGGGCGGAGGAGGCAAATGGACCCTTTTCGGCAACATTTCGGCACAGAAATTTCCGGCAAGTTTTATTGGCATAGGTAACGATCATCATAAGTTTCTAAAAGATCCAATAGCTTATACTTCCCGTAATTATTCGTTCAACTTCCAATTTCAGCGATTCCTGAGCAAACATCTGAGTCTCGGTCTGCTGTTTTCTCTTCAAAGCGAAAAACCCGTTTTGGAAGACAGCTTGAAATTCAAGGCAATGGGTGTTCATGTAACCGGATGGAAGCCCTATTCTCTGCTTGGCGTTGGCGGCGTTATCACCTACGATTCACGCGACAACCTGTTTTATCCAACAAAAGGAATTCTGGGAAGCGCCAGCCTCGTACATTTCGATCCGTTCTGGGGAAGCTCGTACAACATTGTCCAAGTAGGAATCGATTTTCGCCAGTACATAGCACTTTACAAGCAACATGTTTTTGCATGGCAATTTGTCACCGACTGGCGACTGGGCAATGCCATCCCGTTTCAGATGCTTACCACCATTGGAAGCAACCAACTATTGAGAGGAATACCCGGAGGCTTGTTCCGCGACAATGTGATGGCGGCCATTCAGGGAGAATATCGGTTCCCTCTTTACAAAAATATACGGGGAGCTGTGTTTGGTTCTTCGGGCGATGTTTTCAACAGTTGCGACCTGAGTATCGACCGGTTGAAAACATCTTACGGAGCCGGTATCCGGTTTAGGCTTACACGGGGCAAAATCAATATAAGCGGACGCTGGGACATAACCCACACCAACTATGAAAAAGGAATTCAGCTGTACTTCACAGCACTGGAAGCGTTCTGA
- a CDS encoding sensor histidine kinase: protein MKWPLQKIWIHTLCWVAFALLPIIVSPDFSFFGSWEIGKPDIRNFISSLLMIPYFYANFYYFIPNYYHRKRYLQFGLITIGCFALITIFPSILIPEHWGVPQHMPHEPHNPMMPPPMDHGEMQHHQPQHHWIMPFQLESNFLKFLIILFLSILLKLRELWIKAQDEKKASELSYLKLQVNPHFLFNTLNSIYSLSLEKSDKTPSAIIKLSELMRYVTSEVNDDFVPLQKEANYISNYIELQRLRLGETASVDYSITGNITEQKIAPLILIPFIENAFKFGVNPEEPSHIKICLIINADKLTLSVYNKKVKLDKNIKANGTGLKNVRKRLALIYPTTHTLSIRESEKDFSIELTISQI, encoded by the coding sequence ATGAAGTGGCCTTTGCAGAAAATATGGATTCACACACTTTGCTGGGTGGCATTTGCCCTGCTCCCCATCATCGTCTCTCCCGATTTTTCGTTCTTCGGATCGTGGGAGATCGGTAAACCCGATATCCGGAATTTCATCAGTTCGTTGCTGATGATCCCCTATTTTTATGCCAACTTCTATTATTTTATTCCAAACTATTATCACAGAAAGAGATACCTGCAATTTGGTTTGATTACAATTGGCTGTTTTGCCCTGATAACAATTTTTCCGTCTATATTGATTCCGGAGCATTGGGGTGTTCCACAACACATGCCACACGAACCGCACAACCCGATGATGCCACCACCCATGGATCACGGTGAGATGCAACATCATCAGCCCCAGCATCATTGGATAATGCCGTTTCAGCTGGAATCGAACTTTTTGAAGTTTCTCATTATCTTATTTTTATCCATATTGTTGAAATTAAGAGAATTATGGATCAAAGCTCAGGATGAGAAAAAAGCATCAGAACTTTCTTATCTTAAATTGCAGGTCAATCCACATTTTTTGTTCAATACGCTGAATAGTATCTATTCTTTGTCGCTCGAAAAATCGGATAAAACACCATCGGCAATTATAAAACTCTCTGAACTAATGCGGTATGTAACCAGCGAAGTTAATGACGATTTTGTTCCTTTACAAAAGGAAGCCAACTACATTAGCAATTACATTGAGCTGCAACGCCTCCGCCTTGGAGAAACAGCCTCAGTCGATTACAGTATTACAGGCAATATTACCGAACAGAAAATTGCTCCTCTGATATTGATACCATTTATCGAAAATGCCTTTAAATTCGGGGTAAATCCAGAAGAACCATCCCATATTAAAATCTGCCTCATAATAAATGCAGACAAGCTTACGTTATCGGTTTATAACAAAAAAGTAAAACTGGACAAAAACATCAAAGCTAACGGAACCGGGCTCAAAAACGTTCGTAAACGACTGGCATTGATATATCCTACGACACACACACTTAGCATTCGCGAGTCTGAAAAAGACTTCTCCATTGAATTAACTATCTCCCAGATATGA
- a CDS encoding N-acetylmuramoyl-L-alanine amidase, with product MRAFSFFAAFVFAYMASANPPLVIDYTSRVHLGYHAKPSRNVDIIVIHSTRCLDGDPYDVKCAIEVFQHYKVASHYMIDRQGNIYRLVAEKDIAYQAGRSVLPQNGRKMLNGSSIGIELLNSPTDPPTELQYKALAELVKDIKSRYPIKYIVGHNDIAPKRKTDPWLFDWQKFNSLIK from the coding sequence ATGAGAGCATTCAGTTTTTTCGCGGCATTCGTTTTCGCATATATGGCTTCGGCCAATCCTCCTTTGGTTATTGACTACACTTCCCGGGTTCATCTCGGATACCACGCAAAACCTTCGCGCAATGTCGATATAATTGTAATTCATTCAACACGTTGTCTGGATGGAGATCCTTATGATGTGAAATGTGCCATCGAAGTGTTTCAACACTATAAAGTGGCCTCTCACTATATGATTGATCGTCAGGGGAATATTTATCGCCTTGTGGCCGAGAAAGATATTGCTTATCAGGCCGGAAGAAGCGTTCTGCCGCAAAACGGGAGAAAGATGCTCAACGGTTCGTCTATTGGCATCGAACTGCTCAACTCGCCGACCGATCCTCCGACCGAACTTCAGTACAAGGCACTGGCCGAATTGGTGAAGGACATCAAATCCCGCTACCCGATCAAGTACATCGTCGGTCACAACGATATAGCGCCCAAGCGAAAGACAGATCCCTGGCTGTTTGACTGGCAGAAATTTAACAGTTTGATAAAGTAG
- the prmC gene encoding peptide chain release factor N(5)-glutamine methyltransferase, whose product MNIIRNVISELTPIFSANEARAVAIALCEHVTGFSRAQLLSDGTLVLTDEQQQQVSRCIDRLRTQEPLQYVLGETEFYGLSFKVDHRVLIPRPETEELVEWIKNDYKDISCSVIDFCTGSGCIAIALAKNLPEAEIQACDLSEDALEVARANAKYNDANVRFFCADVLSESFADTLEPIDVIVSNPPYVLENEKAAMQSNVLDFEPSMALFVPDANPLLFYEAIGKIALARLKPEGALYVEINRDKGKETVELFRQMGFGFVELRTDLFGNARMVKAIKN is encoded by the coding sequence ATGAATATTATCAGAAACGTCATTAGTGAATTGACTCCCATTTTCTCAGCTAATGAAGCCCGGGCTGTTGCAATTGCTCTTTGCGAACATGTTACAGGATTTTCGAGAGCTCAGTTATTATCCGATGGCACTTTAGTCCTGACAGACGAGCAACAGCAACAAGTTTCGCGGTGCATCGACAGATTGCGAACACAGGAACCGTTGCAATATGTGTTGGGTGAAACGGAGTTTTACGGACTCAGTTTCAAAGTCGACCATAGGGTGCTTATTCCCCGACCCGAAACGGAAGAGTTGGTGGAGTGGATAAAGAATGACTATAAAGACATATCGTGTTCTGTCATAGATTTTTGTACCGGGAGCGGATGCATTGCCATTGCGCTGGCGAAGAATCTTCCTGAAGCCGAAATTCAGGCTTGCGATCTTTCGGAAGATGCACTTGAGGTGGCTCGTGCAAATGCAAAATATAACGACGCGAATGTTCGCTTTTTTTGTGCGGACGTTCTATCGGAATCGTTTGCCGATACATTGGAACCGATTGACGTGATAGTGAGTAATCCGCCCTATGTCCTTGAAAATGAAAAAGCAGCCATGCAGTCGAATGTGCTCGATTTTGAACCTTCAATGGCTTTGTTTGTTCCTGATGCTAATCCGCTGTTGTTTTATGAGGCGATCGGCAAAATAGCACTTGCCCGACTGAAACCAGAGGGCGCTTTGTATGTTGAGATTAACCGTGATAAAGGAAAAGAAACGGTTGAATTATTCCGGCAAATGGGCTTCGGGTTTGTGGAGCTGCGTACCGACCTTTTCGGAAACGCGAGAATGGTTAAAGCAATAAAGAATTGA
- the hisA gene encoding 1-(5-phosphoribosyl)-5-[(5-phosphoribosylamino)methylideneamino]imidazole-4-carboxamide isomerase → MIEIIPAIDIIEGKCVRLSQGDYQQKKVYNEQPLEVAKEFADAGIRRLHVVDLDGAKAQHIVNHKVLESIATHTDLVIDFGGGLKSDDDLRIAFECGASMVTGGSIAVKQPDVFSHWIERYGTERIILGADVHNEKIAVSGWLETTDNDLMPFIEGYCKKGIQKVLCTDIAKDGMLTGTSVELYKKIMAHFPALQLIASGGVSSIADIEALDEAGIPSVVFGKAIYEGRIKLSELQRFI, encoded by the coding sequence ATGATTGAAATTATTCCCGCCATCGACATCATAGAGGGCAAATGTGTCCGACTCTCTCAGGGCGACTATCAGCAGAAAAAAGTCTATAACGAACAGCCGCTTGAAGTGGCCAAAGAGTTTGCCGATGCCGGTATCCGCCGACTGCATGTTGTCGATTTGGATGGTGCCAAAGCGCAGCACATTGTCAATCATAAAGTACTCGAAAGCATTGCCACTCACACCGATTTGGTCATTGATTTCGGGGGAGGCCTCAAAAGTGACGACGACCTTCGCATCGCTTTTGAATGTGGTGCCTCCATGGTAACCGGAGGAAGTATCGCCGTAAAACAACCGGATGTATTCTCGCACTGGATAGAACGTTATGGTACCGAACGCATCATTTTGGGTGCCGACGTCCACAACGAAAAAATTGCCGTAAGCGGTTGGCTCGAAACCACCGACAACGACCTGATGCCCTTTATCGAAGGATATTGCAAAAAAGGGATTCAAAAGGTTTTGTGCACCGATATTGCCAAAGACGGTATGTTGACGGGAACTTCGGTGGAATTGTACAAAAAAATAATGGCTCATTTTCCAGCTTTGCAACTGATTGCCAGCGGAGGAGTTAGCAGCATTGCCGATATCGAAGCGCTCGATGAGGCCGGAATTCCATCGGTGGTATTCGGCAAGGCCATTTACGAAGGGCGTATCAAATTATCAGAATTACAACGATTTATATAA
- a CDS encoding TlpA family protein disulfide reductase codes for MNMRKILLALFMGAIVGSLYAQNASASSNQESADRGYIVKLGQTAPGFTMTLTDGRTVNLWSLRGKVVMLQFTASWCGVCRKEMPFIEKDIWQRWKSNPSFALYAIDRDEPLDVAKNFSLSTGITYPMALDPGAAHFQLYADKEAGVTRNVIIDKEGKIVFMTRLYNETEFKAMVAKLEELLK; via the coding sequence ATGAATATGAGAAAAATTTTGCTGGCGCTTTTTATGGGCGCGATTGTTGGCAGCCTATATGCCCAAAATGCTTCGGCTTCTTCCAATCAGGAATCGGCTGACAGAGGCTACATTGTGAAACTTGGGCAGACAGCTCCCGGGTTTACCATGACACTGACCGACGGACGTACCGTCAATTTGTGGTCGTTACGGGGCAAAGTGGTGATGTTGCAGTTTACGGCGAGTTGGTGTGGTGTTTGCCGCAAAGAAATGCCTTTTATTGAGAAAGATATATGGCAACGCTGGAAATCGAATCCTTCGTTTGCTTTGTATGCTATCGACCGTGATGAACCGCTCGACGTTGCGAAGAATTTTAGTTTGAGTACCGGTATCACTTATCCGATGGCACTCGATCCTGGCGCTGCACATTTTCAGCTTTATGCCGATAAAGAAGCAGGTGTTACACGGAATGTGATTATCGACAAAGAGGGTAAAATTGTCTTTATGACAAGACTTTACAACGAAACAGAGTTCAAAGCAATGGTAGCAAAACTGGAAGAGTTGCTCAAATAG
- the thrC gene encoding threonine synthase, translating to MNYYSTNHQSSIASLQEAVVKGLAPDKGLYMPEKIKALPAGFFETIDQLSFQEIAYRVADAFFGEDIEADTLKQIVYDTLSFETPVVKVEENIYSLELFHGPTLAFKDVGGRFMARLLGYFIKKQGQTDVNVLVATSGDTGSAVANGFLGVEGIHVYVLYPKGLVSEIQEKQFTTLGKNITALEVDGTFDDCQRLVKSAFMDEELNAKLKLTSANSINVARFLPQAFYYFNAYAQLKKQGKADNLVVCVPSGNFGNITAGLFGKRMGLPIKRFIAANNQNDIFLQYLETGKYSPRPSVATIANAMDVGDPSNFARVLDLYGNSHENISADISGCRYLDEQIGATMKSCYQSTGYLLDPHGACGYQALKEGLKEGETGVFLETAHPAKFVGTVEAIIGEKVAIPEKLQEFMKGEKLSFELSKEFADFKKFLLQ from the coding sequence ATGAACTATTACAGCACCAACCACCAGTCGTCGATAGCTTCTTTGCAGGAAGCCGTAGTGAAAGGACTGGCTCCCGATAAAGGGCTTTACATGCCTGAAAAAATCAAGGCTCTGCCTGCCGGATTTTTCGAAACGATCGACCAACTCTCTTTTCAGGAAATTGCCTATCGCGTTGCCGATGCATTTTTCGGAGAAGATATCGAGGCCGATACACTGAAGCAAATCGTTTACGATACACTCAGTTTCGAAACTCCGGTCGTCAAGGTAGAAGAAAACATCTACAGCCTTGAACTTTTCCACGGCCCGACACTCGCGTTCAAAGACGTGGGAGGCCGCTTTATGGCGCGCTTGCTGGGATATTTCATTAAAAAACAAGGGCAAACCGACGTCAACGTGTTGGTGGCAACCTCGGGCGATACCGGAAGCGCCGTTGCCAACGGATTCCTCGGCGTAGAGGGAATTCATGTTTACGTACTTTATCCCAAAGGGTTGGTAAGCGAAATTCAGGAGAAACAATTCACCACGCTGGGCAAAAATATCACCGCTTTGGAAGTCGACGGCACGTTCGACGATTGCCAGCGTCTGGTAAAATCGGCCTTCATGGACGAAGAGTTGAACGCAAAACTAAAACTGACTTCGGCCAACTCCATCAACGTAGCGCGTTTCCTTCCGCAGGCATTTTACTACTTCAACGCTTACGCCCAGCTCAAAAAACAGGGCAAAGCCGACAATCTGGTGGTTTGCGTACCAAGCGGAAACTTCGGAAACATCACGGCCGGACTTTTCGGTAAACGAATGGGTCTTCCTATCAAACGTTTTATCGCGGCCAACAATCAGAACGACATCTTCTTACAATATCTCGAAACCGGAAAATATTCTCCTCGTCCTTCGGTGGCTACCATCGCCAACGCCATGGACGTAGGCGACCCAAGCAACTTTGCCCGTGTGCTCGATCTATACGGCAATTCGCACGAAAATATCTCGGCTGATATTTCAGGCTGTCGTTACCTCGACGAACAGATAGGTGCAACAATGAAGAGTTGTTACCAATCGACCGGTTACCTGCTCGATCCTCACGGAGCCTGCGGCTATCAGGCCTTGAAAGAGGGTCTGAAAGAAGGCGAAACAGGGGTTTTCCTCGAAACAGCTCATCCGGCAAAATTTGTTGGAACCGTCGAAGCAATCATTGGCGAAAAGGTTGCTATTCCTGAAAAATTGCAGGAATTCATGAAAGGGGAAAAACTCAGCTTCGAACTTTCAAAAGAGTTTGCCGATTTCAAGAAATTCCTTTTGCAATAA
- a CDS encoding metal-sulfur cluster assembly factor has protein sequence MNEFLAQEENIVKMLRTVFDPEIPVNVYDLGLIYKVDVLEDGNVNIDMTLTAPGCPATDFILEDVKMKVESVEGVKGVNINLVFDPPWDRDMMSDEAKLELGLL, from the coding sequence ATGAATGAATTTTTAGCACAGGAAGAAAATATAGTGAAGATGTTGCGTACGGTTTTTGATCCTGAAATTCCGGTCAACGTATACGATCTTGGCTTGATTTATAAAGTAGATGTCCTGGAGGACGGTAATGTAAACATTGATATGACACTTACTGCTCCCGGATGTCCGGCTACCGATTTTATACTTGAAGATGTGAAGATGAAAGTGGAGTCGGTTGAAGGAGTTAAAGGCGTAAATATCAATCTTGTATTTGATCCGCCCTGGGATCGTGACATGATGAGCGATGAAGCGAAACTGGAACTGGGATTACTTTAA
- a CDS encoding glycine--tRNA ligase, whose protein sequence is MAQQEDVFKKLVAHCKEYGFVFPSSEIYDGLGAVYDYGQNGVELKNNIKKYWWDSMVLLHENVVGIDAAIFMHPTTWKASGHVDAFNDPLIDNKDSKKRYRADVLIEDLLAKYDDKIEKEVEKAAKRFGESFDAALYRQTNPRVQEHQAKRDEIHARFVKALNDSDLAELKQIIVDYEVVCPISGTKNWTDVRQFNLMFSTEMGSTADGAMKIYLRPETAQGIFVNYLNVQKTGRMKIPFGIAQIGKAFRNEIVARQFIFRMREFEQMEMQFFVRPGTEMEWFKQWKETRLKWHKALGLGDHKYRFHDHDKLAHYANAATDIEFEMPFGFKEVEGIHSRTDFDLSSHEKYSGKSIKYFDPELNESYTPYVIETSIGVDRTFLSIMAASYTEEQLENGESRVVLKLPAVLAPIKLAVMPLVKKDGLPEKAREIMNSLKFDFKCQYDEKDSIGKRYRRQDAIGTPFCVTVDHDSLTDNTVTIRYRDTMQQERVPVEKLHEIIAQKVSMKELFKKIVE, encoded by the coding sequence ATGGCACAACAAGAAGACGTTTTTAAGAAATTAGTCGCACACTGTAAAGAGTACGGTTTTGTATTCCCTTCAAGCGAAATTTACGACGGACTTGGAGCCGTATACGATTACGGGCAAAACGGCGTTGAACTGAAAAACAATATCAAAAAATATTGGTGGGACAGCATGGTGTTGCTCCACGAAAATGTAGTGGGAATCGATGCCGCTATCTTTATGCACCCAACCACCTGGAAAGCTTCGGGTCACGTGGATGCTTTCAACGATCCGCTCATCGACAACAAAGATTCCAAAAAGCGTTACCGTGCCGATGTCCTCATTGAAGACCTGTTGGCAAAATACGACGATAAAATTGAAAAAGAAGTGGAAAAAGCCGCCAAACGTTTCGGCGAATCGTTTGATGCAGCTCTTTACCGTCAGACCAATCCCCGCGTACAGGAACACCAGGCAAAACGTGATGAAATTCACGCTCGTTTTGTAAAGGCTCTGAACGACAGCGACCTGGCTGAACTGAAACAAATCATCGTTGACTACGAAGTAGTTTGCCCCATCAGCGGAACCAAAAACTGGACAGACGTTCGTCAATTTAACCTGATGTTCTCTACCGAAATGGGTTCCACCGCCGATGGTGCCATGAAGATTTACCTTCGTCCGGAAACAGCTCAGGGTATTTTTGTGAACTACCTCAACGTACAGAAAACCGGCCGCATGAAGATTCCTTTCGGTATCGCTCAAATCGGTAAGGCTTTCCGTAACGAAATCGTTGCCCGTCAGTTCATCTTCCGTATGCGTGAATTTGAACAGATGGAGATGCAGTTCTTCGTACGCCCTGGCACCGAAATGGAGTGGTTCAAACAATGGAAGGAAACCCGTCTGAAATGGCATAAAGCTCTCGGACTTGGCGACCACAAATATCGTTTCCACGATCACGACAAACTGGCTCACTATGCTAATGCCGCTACCGATATCGAATTCGAAATGCCGTTTGGCTTCAAGGAAGTGGAAGGTATCCACTCACGTACCGATTTCGACCTGAGCAGCCACGAAAAATATTCGGGCAAAAGCATCAAATATTTCGATCCCGAACTCAACGAATCATACACTCCGTACGTTATCGAAACCTCGATTGGTGTCGACCGTACATTCCTCTCTATCATGGCAGCTTCGTACACCGAAGAACAGCTTGAAAACGGAGAAAGCCGCGTAGTGTTGAAACTTCCGGCAGTGTTGGCTCCGATCAAACTGGCCGTTATGCCATTGGTGAAAAAAGACGGACTACCCGAGAAAGCACGCGAAATCATGAACAGTTTGAAGTTCGATTTCAAATGCCAGTACGACGAAAAAGACTCCATCGGGAAACGCTACCGCCGTCAGGATGCCATCGGTACTCCTTTCTGCGTAACAGTAGACCATGACTCATTAACCGATAACACAGTAACCATCCGCTACCGTGACACCATGCAACAGGAACGTGTTCCTGTAGAAAAACTGCATGAAATAATCGCACAGAAAGTTTCGATGAAGGAACTGTTCAAGAAGATTGTTGAATAA